A genomic region of Candidatus Dormiibacterota bacterium contains the following coding sequences:
- the gyrB gene encoding DNA topoisomerase (ATP-hydrolyzing) subunit B, which translates to MLNPKEKTTPVYDAKAIQVLEGLEPVRRRPGMYIGSTDNRGLHHLIYEIVDNSIDEALAGFCTRIEVTLHQDGSASVADNGRGIPVDIMKDQGKPALEVVMTKLHAGGKFGGGGYKVSGGLHGVGLSVVNALSERLQVTVMRHGKQHYQEYRRGAPIAPLKVVGKADTTGTYIRFWPDPEVFEELGFHWDIVSHRLRELAFLNKGLTILLRDERIDLDYTFYFEGGISAFVKYLNRDKGWVNLRPLHVEREIEDNTVEIALQYNQGFTENVLAFANDINTVEGGSHVTGFRSALTSVLNKYARKANMMREQDPNLTGDDVREGLTAVISVKVREPQFEGQTKTKLGNSEVRGQVETVFSDAFTQYLEENPPDARRIIEKCLVAARARDAAKRARELVQRKSLLESSTLPGKLADCSERDPSLSEIYLVEGDSAGGSAKGARDRRFQAILPLRGKILNVEKAREDKILTSEQIRNLITALGTGVGEKFDITKLRYHHVIVMTDADVDGSHIRTLLLTFFFRYMPQVITGRYLYIAQPPLYKITRGKEISYAYTDEQKNRKLAQMTGKPEVARYKGLGEMNPEQLWETTMNPQNRMLLRVEIEDAVEADKIFDVLMGNDVDPRKRFIQTHAKTVRNLDI; encoded by the coding sequence TTGCTGAATCCTAAAGAAAAAACGACGCCTGTCTATGACGCCAAGGCCATCCAGGTTCTGGAGGGTTTGGAGCCGGTCAGACGCCGTCCCGGAATGTACATCGGGTCCACCGATAACCGGGGTCTGCACCACCTCATCTACGAGATCGTGGACAACTCCATCGACGAGGCCCTGGCGGGCTTCTGCACCCGGATCGAGGTAACCCTTCACCAGGACGGTTCGGCGTCGGTCGCCGACAACGGCCGAGGCATCCCTGTCGACATCATGAAAGACCAGGGCAAGCCGGCACTCGAGGTGGTCATGACCAAGCTCCACGCCGGCGGAAAGTTCGGTGGCGGCGGCTACAAGGTCTCGGGCGGCCTGCACGGCGTGGGCCTTTCGGTGGTCAACGCGCTCTCCGAGCGGCTGCAGGTCACCGTCATGCGCCACGGTAAACAGCACTACCAGGAATACCGGCGAGGTGCGCCCATTGCACCGTTGAAGGTGGTCGGCAAAGCCGATACCACCGGCACCTACATCCGGTTCTGGCCCGATCCCGAGGTCTTCGAAGAGCTCGGCTTCCATTGGGACATCGTCTCGCACCGCTTGCGCGAGCTGGCCTTCCTCAACAAGGGCCTGACCATCCTGTTGCGCGACGAGCGCATCGACCTGGACTACACATTCTATTTCGAAGGCGGTATCAGCGCCTTCGTGAAATATCTCAACCGCGACAAGGGATGGGTCAACCTGCGGCCGCTGCACGTCGAGCGCGAGATCGAAGACAACACGGTCGAGATCGCGCTGCAGTACAACCAGGGCTTTACGGAGAACGTCCTTGCGTTTGCCAACGACATCAACACGGTCGAGGGTGGCAGCCACGTCACCGGCTTCCGTTCGGCGCTGACGTCCGTGCTGAACAAGTACGCGCGCAAGGCGAACATGATGCGCGAGCAGGATCCCAACCTCACCGGCGACGACGTGCGCGAGGGCTTGACCGCGGTGATCAGCGTCAAGGTGCGCGAACCGCAGTTCGAAGGTCAAACCAAGACCAAGCTAGGCAACTCCGAAGTCCGCGGCCAGGTCGAGACGGTCTTCTCCGACGCCTTTACGCAGTACCTCGAGGAGAACCCGCCGGACGCGCGGCGCATCATCGAGAAGTGCCTGGTGGCCGCCCGCGCCCGTGACGCGGCGAAGCGTGCGCGCGAGTTGGTGCAGCGCAAGTCGCTGCTCGAATCGTCGACCCTACCGGGCAAACTGGCCGATTGTTCCGAACGTGACCCGAGCCTCAGCGAGATCTACCTCGTGGAGGGCGATTCCGCCGGTGGCTCGGCGAAGGGCGCCCGCGACCGTCGCTTCCAGGCGATCCTCCCGCTGCGCGGCAAGATCCTCAACGTCGAGAAGGCTCGTGAGGACAAGATCCTCACCTCCGAACAGATCCGCAACCTCATCACCGCGCTCGGTACGGGGGTGGGGGAGAAATTTGATATTACAAAGCTCAGGTATCATCATGTGATAGTAATGACGGATGCTGACGTCGATGGTTCTCACATCCGCACGTTGTTGTTGACCTTCTTCTTCCGCTACATGCCGCAGGTGATCACCGGGAGATATCTTTACATCGCGCAGCCACCGCTCTACAAGATCACCCGCGGAAAAGAGATCAGCTACGCCTATACCGACGAGCAAAAGAATCGGAAGCTGGCGCAGATGACCGGAAAGCCCGAAGTCGCTCGCTACAAGGGTCTCGGGGAGATGAACCCTGAGCAGCTCTGGGAAACCACCATGAACCCGCAGAACCGCATGCTGCTTCGGGTCGAGATCGAAGATGCCGTCGAGGCGGATAAGATCTTCGACGTCCTGATGGGCAACGACGTCGATCCCCGCAAGCGATTCATCCAGACGCACGCCAAGACCGTGCGCAACCTGGACATCTAG
- the gcvPA gene encoding aminomethyl-transferring glycine dehydrogenase subunit GcvPA, with translation MTYLPNAEAERAEMLKALELDGVDGLFKHLPEALRLDRVELPDPLSEVELVQYIRELGRLNARIAPSHSFLGAGASRRFSPAIVNQVISRPDFYTTYTPYQAEASQGTLQATYEFQSMITLLTGLDVSNASLYDGATALAEATGMAVAHTNRHNVVVAGALHPEYAQVLKTYSEAQQYEILRVPPGADGRIDLAKLEQAVTGTTAAVILQQPNFYGVLEDPQPISDLAHRAGALLIACVDPISLGILAPPAEYGADLAVGDGQPLGIPLSFGGPYVGFIACTEALMRRMPGRLVGATVDAEGRRGYVLTLQAREQHIRREHATSNITTNHALMAIAATVYLAHMGGEGLKQLAELSAQRAHHLAAQLVERKGYRLAFEGPFLWEFVMRTPYPAEQTQAFMLERGVLPGLPLGRFFPELSDALLISVTELNHPRAIDRFLEALA, from the coding sequence GTGACCTACCTCCCGAACGCTGAGGCCGAGCGCGCCGAAATGCTGAAAGCGCTCGAGCTGGACGGCGTCGACGGCTTGTTCAAGCACCTGCCCGAGGCGCTGCGGCTTGATCGCGTCGAGCTCCCCGACCCGCTCTCCGAGGTGGAGCTCGTGCAGTACATTCGCGAGCTCGGCCGCCTGAATGCGCGAATCGCACCATCACATAGCTTTCTTGGTGCGGGGGCATCGCGTCGCTTCAGTCCCGCGATCGTCAATCAGGTCATCTCGCGGCCCGACTTCTATACGACCTACACGCCCTACCAGGCTGAGGCCAGCCAGGGCACGCTGCAGGCGACCTACGAATTTCAGAGCATGATCACGCTCCTCACCGGCCTGGATGTGTCCAACGCCTCGCTCTACGATGGAGCTACGGCCCTGGCCGAAGCGACCGGCATGGCGGTGGCGCACACGAACCGCCACAATGTCGTCGTCGCCGGCGCGCTCCACCCCGAGTACGCGCAGGTCCTCAAGACCTACTCGGAGGCGCAGCAGTATGAGATCCTCCGGGTCCCGCCGGGGGCCGACGGACGGATCGACCTCGCCAAGTTGGAACAGGCCGTCACCGGCACAACCGCCGCGGTCATCCTGCAGCAACCGAACTTCTACGGTGTGCTGGAAGACCCGCAACCCATCAGCGACCTCGCTCACCGAGCGGGCGCGCTGCTGATCGCCTGCGTCGATCCGATCTCACTCGGGATCCTCGCACCGCCCGCCGAGTACGGCGCCGACCTCGCGGTGGGGGACGGACAACCGCTGGGGATTCCCCTGTCGTTCGGCGGACCCTACGTCGGCTTCATCGCCTGCACTGAAGCGTTGATGCGCCGCATGCCCGGGCGGCTGGTGGGCGCGACGGTCGATGCGGAGGGCCGCCGTGGCTACGTGCTGACGCTCCAGGCCCGCGAGCAACACATCCGGCGCGAGCATGCCACCTCCAACATCACAACCAATCATGCGCTGATGGCGATAGCCGCCACCGTCTACCTCGCTCACATGGGAGGCGAGGGCCTCAAACAGCTCGCCGAGCTCAGCGCGCAGCGCGCTCATCACCTGGCGGCGCAGTTGGTGGAACGAAAGGGGTACCGGCTGGCCTTCGAGGGCCCGTTTCTGTGGGAGTTCGTGATGCGCACTCCGTATCCGGCCGAGCAGACCCAAGCCTTCATGCTCGAGCGTGGCGTCCTGCCGGGCTTGCCGCTCGGGCGATTCTTCCCTGAGCTGTCGGATGCGTTGCTGATCTCGGTCACCGAGCTCAACCATCCGCGCGCGATCGACCGGTTCCTCGAGGCGCTGGCGTGA
- the gcvPB gene encoding aminomethyl-transferring glycine dehydrogenase subunit GcvPB encodes MSEPLLFELGRPDRPSPQLPAAGVKTRPIDELVPSALRRESPLPIASLSEPEVARHFGRLGLLNFNLHQGLYPLGSCTMKYNPAVNEALARLDDFADLHPYHPPARAQGALRLMWELERALLALTAMDRMSLQPAAGAHGEWTGLRMIQAYHLSRGETRDEVLVPDSAHGTNPASATLSRLKTVTVKSGADGLVDLEDFKSKISTRAAAVMLTNPNTVGLFEKDIMEIARLSHEHGVQLYYDGANLNALVGIARPGDMGFDVVHLNLHKTFSTPHGGGGPGAGPVGVKSHLVPFLPIPTVERTDEGFRFEYERPQSIGKVRSFYGNFGMLLRAYAYIRTYGNTINEVAQNAVLNASYLRHHLRRSFDDAFGGPSLHEFVLTAKKAKAQGVSAKDIAKRLIDLGFHPPTVYFPLIVPEALMIEPTETESKATLDEFVAAVEQIVAEIAKDPEIVKTAPHNAPVGRLDEVRAARQLDLRWRPPVEKPAPVVAS; translated from the coding sequence GTGAGCGAGCCCCTGCTTTTCGAGCTGGGCCGCCCGGACCGTCCGAGCCCGCAACTGCCCGCCGCCGGCGTCAAGACGCGACCGATCGATGAGCTGGTGCCCTCTGCTCTGCGGCGTGAGTCGCCACTCCCGATCGCATCGCTGAGCGAGCCGGAGGTTGCCCGGCATTTCGGCCGCCTCGGCCTTCTCAACTTCAACCTGCACCAGGGACTCTATCCCCTGGGCTCCTGCACGATGAAGTACAACCCCGCCGTCAACGAGGCCCTCGCTCGCCTGGATGACTTTGCCGACCTTCACCCCTATCACCCACCGGCGCGCGCCCAGGGGGCCCTTCGGCTGATGTGGGAGCTGGAGCGTGCCCTGTTGGCGCTGACCGCGATGGACCGCATGAGCCTGCAGCCGGCTGCCGGCGCACATGGCGAGTGGACCGGACTGCGCATGATCCAGGCGTACCATCTCAGCCGCGGCGAAACGCGCGATGAGGTCCTGGTCCCGGACAGCGCCCACGGCACCAACCCGGCGAGCGCCACCCTCTCGCGCCTGAAGACCGTGACCGTCAAGTCGGGCGCCGATGGGCTGGTCGACCTGGAGGATTTCAAGAGCAAGATTTCGACGCGGGCGGCGGCCGTCATGCTGACGAATCCGAACACCGTCGGCCTCTTCGAGAAGGACATCATGGAGATCGCCCGGCTCTCGCACGAGCATGGCGTGCAGCTCTACTACGACGGAGCCAATCTCAACGCCCTTGTCGGCATCGCCCGCCCGGGCGACATGGGCTTCGACGTCGTCCACCTCAACCTGCACAAGACCTTCTCCACTCCGCACGGCGGCGGCGGCCCGGGCGCCGGACCGGTTGGCGTGAAGTCCCATCTCGTGCCCTTCCTGCCGATCCCAACCGTGGAGCGGACCGATGAAGGCTTCCGCTTCGAGTACGAGCGGCCACAGTCGATTGGAAAGGTCCGGTCCTTCTATGGCAACTTCGGCATGCTGCTTCGCGCCTATGCCTACATCCGCACCTACGGCAACACCATCAACGAGGTGGCGCAGAACGCCGTGCTCAACGCCAGTTACCTGCGCCATCACCTGCGCCGCTCATTCGACGACGCGTTCGGTGGGCCGTCGTTGCACGAGTTTGTACTGACGGCGAAGAAGGCGAAGGCGCAGGGCGTGTCGGCGAAAGATATCGCCAAGCGCTTGATCGATCTCGGCTTCCACCCCCCGACGGTCTACTTTCCGCTGATCGTTCCGGAGGCGCTCATGATCGAGCCGACGGAAACCGAGTCCAAGGCCACGCTCGATGAGTTCGTCGCCGCGGTCGAGCAGATCGTCGCTGAGATTGCGAAGGATCCCGAGATCGTCAAGACCGCGCCGCACAACGCCCCGGTGGGGCGCCTCGACGAAGTCCGTGCCGCGCGCCAGCTCGACCTGCGCTGGCGGCCGCCGGTCGAAAAGCCGGCTCCGGTGGTAGCCTCCTGA
- the plsX gene encoding phosphate acyltransferase PlsX yields MKIALDAMGGDFAPDQVVAGGVQAHRELGVEVIFVGVKEKVDAALAASGAGKWAQIEDAPEVIAMDEHPAQAVRSKKASSIVRGIQMVEDGRAGGFVSAGNSGAVMAAALFGLHRIPGIDRPAIGSIIPTATEQNCFLLDVGANTDAKPEHLVQYALMGSIYAEKLMGLKTPRVALLSNGEEAGKGNQLVQATEPLLRALKGINFIGNIEGKDIFKGKADVVVTDGFSGNILIKTAEGAAEFVFQSVRDAVKGDPVATLGGLLIRPKLRAVRRRADWREFGGAVLLGVNGVAVIAHGRSDARATYNAVRVARDAVDRQVVPTITAAVPSIAGPQKSAPKSAPLVT; encoded by the coding sequence ATGAAAATCGCGCTCGATGCGATGGGTGGTGATTTCGCTCCTGACCAGGTGGTGGCAGGCGGCGTGCAGGCGCACCGCGAGCTCGGGGTCGAGGTGATCTTCGTCGGCGTTAAGGAGAAGGTTGATGCCGCCCTCGCCGCGTCCGGCGCCGGGAAATGGGCGCAGATTGAGGATGCGCCCGAGGTGATCGCCATGGACGAGCATCCGGCGCAAGCGGTGCGCAGCAAGAAAGCATCCTCCATTGTCCGCGGCATCCAGATGGTCGAGGACGGACGGGCCGGTGGCTTCGTCAGCGCAGGGAACAGCGGCGCGGTGATGGCCGCTGCGCTCTTTGGACTTCACCGGATTCCCGGCATCGATCGCCCCGCGATCGGCTCCATCATTCCGACGGCGACGGAACAGAACTGCTTTCTGCTGGACGTCGGAGCCAACACCGATGCCAAGCCAGAGCACCTCGTCCAGTACGCGCTCATGGGGAGCATCTACGCCGAGAAGCTGATGGGTCTCAAGACTCCACGGGTGGCGTTGCTCAGCAACGGCGAGGAGGCCGGCAAGGGCAACCAGCTGGTGCAGGCGACCGAACCACTGCTCCGGGCGCTCAAAGGAATCAATTTCATCGGCAACATCGAAGGCAAGGACATCTTCAAAGGAAAGGCCGATGTCGTGGTCACGGACGGCTTCAGCGGCAACATCCTGATCAAGACCGCCGAGGGTGCCGCCGAGTTCGTCTTCCAGAGCGTGCGAGACGCGGTGAAGGGCGACCCGGTCGCGACCCTCGGTGGGCTGCTGATTCGCCCCAAGCTGCGGGCCGTCCGCCGGCGCGCCGATTGGCGCGAGTTCGGCGGGGCTGTCCTCCTGGGCGTCAACGGGGTGGCGGTGATCGCGCACGGCCGCTCGGATGCCCGCGCCACCTACAATGCGGTCCGCGTGGCCCGCGACGCCGTCGACCGCCAGGTGGTTCCGACCATCACCGCGGCGGTGCCGTCGATCGCGGGGCCGCAAAAATCCGCGCCTAAAAGCGCCCCTCTCGTAACATGA
- the gcvH gene encoding glycine cleavage system protein GcvH produces the protein MADLSGMRFAETHEWVKKDGDTATVGISEYAQSQLGDVIYLELPAVGQQLDAGARLGVIESVKAASDLYSPVGGEVTEINQELKDHPELVNQDPYGKGWIIKLRAVKDNPKLLDEKAYDALVQGQSH, from the coding sequence ATGGCAGATCTGAGCGGGATGCGATTTGCGGAGACCCACGAATGGGTCAAGAAAGATGGCGACACGGCGACGGTAGGGATCAGCGAATATGCCCAGTCGCAACTCGGCGATGTCATCTATCTCGAGCTGCCGGCGGTTGGCCAGCAGCTCGATGCCGGCGCCCGGCTTGGTGTGATCGAATCGGTAAAGGCGGCCTCCGACCTGTACAGTCCGGTTGGCGGCGAGGTGACGGAGATCAACCAGGAACTGAAGGATCACCCCGAGCTCGTCAACCAGGACCCCTACGGCAAGGGCTGGATCATCAAGCTCCGTGCCGTGAAGGACAATCCCAAGCTGCTCGACGAGAAGGCCTACGACGCGCTCGTGCAAGGCCAATCCCACTAG
- the gyrA gene encoding DNA gyrase subunit A yields the protein MPLQLENEMRSSYMDYAMSVIVSRALPDARDGLKPVHRRILYAMQEQGMTPGARYQKCAAIIGEVLKHYHPHGDMSVYDSLVRMAQDFSLRYPLVDGQGNFGSIDGDSAAAYRYTEARLAPIAAELLVDLEKDTVDFGDNYSATRQEPLVLPARLPNLMLNGSSGIAVGMTTNIPPHNLGEVCDAEIYLIDHPDATTEDLMKLVKGPDFPTGGIIIGREGIAAAYGTGHGRLIVRARHTFEEAKNGRERIIITEIPYMVNKATLVARIAELVGERKLEGIADLNDESDRQGMRIVIELKKDARALTVLNNLYKHTALQTTFGVISLALVDGRPLVLNLKALLQHHVDHRRDVITRRTRYELERARDRAHLLEGLKIALDNLDAVIKTIRESQDEKTAQEHLQERFKLSERQSKAIIDMRLGRLTRLERNKVMEEYEEVIKRIAYLEDLLQHEAKIMMLIKDDLAELKKKYGDTRRTTLDFQGSVELNEEDLVPKEDVVVTLTHRGYVKRVPATTYRPQRRGGKGILGAARVESDFVEHLAIASTHSDMLFFTNHGSVFRLRVHEIPDVNRQAKGLPAANLIDIDPKDKITAVIGITDWAEDRYLVMVTKQGTIKKTPARLYSQVRRNGLIAINLTEGDELNWVKLSSGGDELIIATTDGKAVRFSEKQVRPMGRDTTGVRGITLRKDALVAGFDIVRKDAHLLVVSARGYGKLTPLAEYPAHSRGGQGVYTMAVTDRTGPLVGMRVVVNPEEEQLIVISEGGQVIRTPIENIRVAGRQTQGVIIMRLDEGDTVATIAGVGGTEEAEE from the coding sequence TTGCCGCTGCAGCTCGAGAACGAGATGCGCTCGAGCTACATGGACTACGCGATGAGCGTCATCGTCAGCCGGGCGCTGCCGGACGCACGCGACGGGCTCAAGCCCGTCCATCGCCGGATCCTCTACGCGATGCAGGAGCAGGGCATGACCCCTGGCGCCCGCTATCAGAAGTGCGCCGCCATCATCGGCGAAGTCCTCAAGCATTACCACCCGCATGGCGACATGTCCGTCTACGACAGCCTGGTGCGAATGGCGCAGGACTTCTCGCTGCGCTACCCGCTGGTCGACGGCCAGGGCAACTTCGGCTCGATCGACGGTGACTCGGCGGCCGCCTATCGGTACACCGAGGCCCGGCTCGCCCCGATCGCCGCCGAATTGCTGGTCGACCTCGAGAAGGACACCGTCGACTTCGGCGACAACTATTCGGCGACCCGGCAGGAGCCGCTCGTCCTGCCCGCCCGGTTGCCGAACCTGATGCTCAACGGCTCATCGGGCATCGCGGTCGGTATGACGACCAACATTCCGCCGCACAACCTTGGCGAGGTCTGCGACGCCGAGATCTATCTCATCGACCATCCGGACGCGACCACCGAGGACCTGATGAAGCTGGTCAAGGGGCCCGACTTTCCGACCGGCGGGATCATCATCGGCCGCGAGGGGATCGCTGCCGCCTACGGCACCGGTCACGGTCGCCTGATCGTGCGGGCGCGCCACACCTTCGAAGAGGCCAAGAACGGTCGCGAGCGGATCATCATCACCGAGATCCCCTACATGGTCAACAAGGCCACCCTGGTCGCGCGCATCGCGGAGCTGGTCGGCGAGCGGAAGCTGGAAGGTATCGCCGACCTCAACGACGAATCCGACCGTCAGGGCATGCGGATCGTCATCGAGCTGAAGAAGGATGCTCGCGCGCTGACCGTCCTCAACAACCTCTATAAGCACACCGCGCTGCAGACCACCTTCGGGGTGATTTCGCTGGCGCTGGTGGACGGCCGGCCGCTGGTGCTCAACCTCAAGGCCCTGCTTCAGCATCACGTCGACCATCGCCGTGACGTCATCACCCGCCGGACCCGCTACGAGCTCGAACGCGCGCGGGACCGGGCCCACCTCCTCGAAGGCCTCAAGATCGCCCTCGACAACCTCGATGCCGTGATCAAGACGATCCGCGAGTCGCAGGACGAGAAGACCGCGCAGGAACATCTGCAGGAGCGGTTCAAGCTCTCCGAGCGGCAATCGAAGGCCATCATCGACATGCGGCTGGGCCGCCTGACCCGCCTCGAGCGCAACAAGGTCATGGAAGAGTACGAGGAGGTCATCAAGCGAATCGCCTACCTCGAAGACCTCCTTCAGCACGAAGCGAAAATCATGATGCTGATCAAGGACGATCTGGCCGAGCTCAAGAAGAAGTACGGCGATACTCGCCGGACGACGCTCGACTTCCAGGGGTCGGTCGAGCTCAACGAAGAAGACCTGGTTCCAAAGGAAGACGTCGTCGTCACGCTTACCCACCGCGGCTACGTCAAGCGCGTACCGGCCACGACCTACCGGCCGCAACGTCGCGGCGGCAAAGGCATCCTCGGGGCGGCCCGCGTCGAGTCCGACTTCGTGGAGCATCTGGCGATTGCCTCCACGCACTCCGACATGCTCTTCTTCACGAACCACGGCTCGGTCTTCCGGCTGCGGGTTCATGAGATCCCCGATGTCAACCGGCAGGCCAAGGGGTTGCCGGCGGCAAACCTGATCGATATCGACCCCAAGGACAAGATCACGGCCGTGATCGGGATCACCGACTGGGCGGAAGACCGGTACCTCGTGATGGTGACCAAGCAAGGCACCATCAAGAAGACGCCGGCCCGCCTCTACAGCCAGGTGCGGCGCAATGGCCTGATCGCCATCAACCTGACCGAGGGTGATGAGCTGAACTGGGTCAAGCTCAGCTCGGGTGGGGATGAGCTCATCATCGCGACCACCGACGGCAAGGCGGTGCGCTTCAGCGAGAAGCAGGTTCGGCCAATGGGCCGGGACACCACCGGGGTGCGGGGCATTACCTTGCGCAAGGACGCGCTCGTGGCCGGTTTCGACATCGTGCGCAAAGACGCCCACCTCCTGGTCGTCTCGGCAAGGGGTTACGGCAAGCTCACCCCGCTGGCCGAGTACCCGGCGCATTCCCGCGGCGGGCAGGGCGTCTACACCATGGCCGTCACCGATCGCACCGGTCCTCTGGTCGGGATGCGCGTGGTTGTCAATCCCGAGGAGGAACAGCTGATCGTCATCTCCGAAGGCGGCCAGGTGATTCGCACGCCGATCGAGAACATCCGCGTGGCCGGAAGGCAGACGCAAGGCGTCATCATCATGCGGCTCGATGAAGGCGATACCGTCGCCACCATTGCCGGCGTGGGCGGCACGGAGGAGGCCGAAGAGTAA
- the fabF gene encoding beta-ketoacyl-ACP synthase II, whose product MAGNGVRGNGARPEHRVVVTGMGVLAPNGNNLVEFWDSLIEGRSGLGIATTFDVSDLPVKTVAELKNFDPRKYMDFKEAKRMARFSQVGVAAAKMAIDQSGLELAKEDRTRIGCELGTGIGGFKEISEEIEAFALRGDRGPDRISPFFVPRVIPNMASCQIAIQFGLEGPNNTDTTACAASTQALGNAYRVLQRGDADVMLAGGAEANLCRFGLASFAAMKVLSTYSEDPTKASRPFDAHRDGFVPGEGAGMLVLETLEHAEGRNAEIYGEIIGFAVTDDAFHIVMPEEDGDGPARAMAKALEDAHIGPEDVDYINAHGTSTQLNDKSETAAIKRVMGDRARRIPISSTKSMIGHLLGAAGAVEAIASILSINHGIVHPTINLEHPDPDCDLDYVPNEPRRLEIEVAMSNSFGFGGQNACIVLKRFDDN is encoded by the coding sequence ATGGCAGGGAATGGGGTGCGGGGCAATGGCGCGCGGCCTGAGCATCGAGTCGTGGTGACCGGCATGGGGGTTCTTGCACCGAACGGCAATAACCTGGTCGAGTTCTGGGACAGCCTGATCGAAGGACGGTCTGGACTGGGGATCGCGACCACCTTCGACGTCTCCGACCTGCCGGTTAAGACGGTGGCCGAGCTCAAGAACTTCGATCCCCGCAAGTACATGGACTTCAAGGAAGCCAAGCGGATGGCACGCTTCAGCCAGGTGGGGGTTGCCGCCGCGAAAATGGCCATCGACCAGTCTGGTCTCGAGTTGGCGAAAGAGGACCGGACCCGCATCGGCTGCGAGCTGGGCACCGGGATCGGCGGCTTCAAGGAGATCTCGGAGGAGATCGAAGCCTTCGCGCTGCGCGGGGACCGCGGCCCGGACCGGATCTCGCCCTTCTTCGTGCCCCGCGTGATCCCGAACATGGCCTCCTGCCAGATCGCGATCCAGTTCGGGCTCGAAGGCCCAAACAACACCGACACCACGGCCTGTGCCGCGTCGACCCAGGCGCTGGGCAACGCCTATCGCGTGCTGCAGCGCGGCGACGCCGACGTGATGCTGGCGGGTGGCGCGGAGGCGAACTTGTGCCGCTTCGGGCTCGCCTCGTTTGCGGCGATGAAAGTCCTCTCGACCTATTCGGAGGACCCCACCAAGGCGAGCCGGCCGTTCGACGCGCATCGTGACGGCTTCGTCCCCGGTGAGGGGGCCGGCATGCTGGTCTTGGAGACCCTGGAACATGCCGAGGGCCGAAACGCCGAGATCTACGGTGAGATCATCGGCTTTGCCGTCACCGACGATGCCTTTCACATCGTGATGCCCGAAGAGGATGGGGACGGTCCCGCGCGGGCCATGGCGAAGGCGTTGGAGGATGCGCACATCGGCCCGGAGGACGTCGACTACATCAATGCTCACGGCACCTCGACGCAGCTCAATGACAAGTCCGAGACCGCCGCGATCAAGCGGGTGATGGGAGACCGGGCCCGGCGGATTCCGATCTCGAGCACGAAGTCGATGATCGGCCACCTGCTTGGGGCTGCTGGCGCCGTCGAGGCGATTGCCTCGATCCTCAGCATCAACCACGGCATCGTGCACCCCACCATCAACCTCGAACACCCGGACCCGGACTGCGATCTCGACTACGTACCCAATGAGCCGCGCCGCCTGGAGATCGAGGTCGCGATGTCGAACTCGTTCGGCTTTGGCGGCCAGAATGCTTGTATCGTCCTCAAGCGTTTTGACGATAATTAA